Part of the Natronobacterium gregoryi SP2 genome, ACTCTGATCGAACTGCTCGAGCGCTGACGGGACTGGCTGTCGGCCTCTAGTGGCGGGCCAAGCCTGCACTGCGGGGTCGAATCTGGCGGTGTGGCTCGATTCGACCCGTCAGTCGACGGTTGGCACAGTATTGGCCTTCCGTTCGTCGAGTCGTCGCGAAGTGAGTACGTGGACGGCCTTTGACGGCCTCGGTGCTGGTGGGAGACGGATCGCATCGCACCAACTACTGTTAAGGGACCACACGTTCCATCGGTCCAGTATGCTTCACGCCACCGGGCCGTTGCTCACCGTCGACATCGGCGAGCGGACGGCGACCAAAACCGAAATCGACGACCTGCTCGAGAGCTACGTCGGCGGGCGCGCCCTCGCGACGGCGCTCGCCCACGAGCGCATCCCGTTCGACGCCGATCCCTTCGGTCCCGAGAACCGCGCCTATCTCTCGACAGGACCACTCCAGCAGTCTCAGATGTCGTTTACTGGCCGAATGAACATGACTAGCCTCTCACCGTTGACCGACGGGTTGGCCTCGACGAACGCCGGCGGTTTCCTCTCGAGAAACTTCGCCGATGCAGGGATCAGCGTCTTCGAGGTCGTCGGAGAGAGCGACGAACTGCTTGCCATCCACGTCACCGACGACGGGGTCGAATTCGAGGAGGTGCCCGAACTCGAGGAAGCGACGGTTCCAGCGGTCTCCGACCACATGGAAGACGAGCACGGCCTCGGCCCCGAGAACTGCATCGCGATCGGTCCTGCAGGGGAGAACCTCGTTCGCTTTGCGTCCGTGATGACGTTCGACTCGCGGGCGTTCGGTCGCGGTGGCCTCGGCGCGGTCCTGGGCGCAAAGAACGTCAAGTGTGTCACGTTCGAGGGCGACGCCGCGCCGGAACTCGAGGTCGAGATTCCGGACCCGCCGGAGTCCGAAATTCACAGGGAGGCGGCTACCGCGGACGACCGAATGCGCCGCCAGGGGACCACCGGCGGCACGGAGTTCATCAACGACAACTTCTCTCTGCCGACGCGGTACTTCCGAGAGTACGAGTTCGAGCATGCGGAGAACATCGGCGGCGACGCTGTCGAAGCGAAAAAGTACGAGAAAGGCACTTGCTCGACTTGCGCCTACGCGTGTAAGCTTCCGACTCGAGACGAGGAGACTGGCCTCGAGACCGAAGGCCCCGAGTTCGAGACCGTCTACTCCTTCGGCTCGATGCAGGGGATGGACGACATCGTCGACGTGATGAAAGGCAACGACCGCTGTGACACCCTCGGGATGGACACCATCTCCGCGGGCGTTACCGTCGCGGCCTACCTCGAGAGCAAAGACGAGTTCGGCAACGCCGACCTCGCCCACGAGATCACCGAGAAGATCGCCTACCGCGAGGGAGTCGGCGACCTTCTCGCCGAGGGCGTCGACCGCTGCCACGACGAACTCGGCGTCGACAACTTGACCGTCAAAGGCATGGAGTTTGCCGCCCACGACGGCCGCGTCCTCCACGGACAGGGCCTGTCCTACGCCGTCGCTAACCGCGGTGCAGACCACATGTACGGCGGGATGCTCTCCCTCGAGTACAGCGGCGAACTCGACCCCGAGGGGACACTCGGCAAGGCTGAACAACTCGTCACAGAGGAAAACTACAATGCCTTCCGCGACACCGGCGTCGTCTGTGCCTTCGGCGGCGATTACGTCACCGAAGAGCGCCTCGAGACCCTGTTCGACGCCGACTACGCCGACCTGCTCGCAGTTGGCGCGAAGACGGTCGAACTCGAGCGACACTTCAACAACCAGCGCGGCTTCGACGAAGAGGAGGACCGGCTTCCGTACGAGATTCCCGATCTCGAAGAGGCCGTCGCGGAGTACTACGAGGCTCGCGGCTGGCGCGAAGATGGGACCGTGACGGAGTCGCCGGTGCTCGAGGGTGTTCCGGCGGACGACTGATCGGTCGGAGTGATGACTCGAGGTTTCGATACCGGACAACCCACACTCATAGGGATTATCGTAGGAGTTCATAGTTTTCCCGTGGCGAACCACGACACAGCGTCGAAGGACGGGCTTCGAAACCTCCGGTTGGCTACGATAATCCCTATCAGTTGCCCGAGATAAGGCGGTTGGGCGTGGTGCTCACGTCTTTTGGATGGTGCACGTGCGTTCTACCGGCGACTGTGTGGCGGTCTATTCCAAGACCGCTCCACTCCAACATCGACTTGCCGTCACTGTCCGTCAGCCGTATCCGCACCGGACACGTAGCTCGGCTATGAGCCCGAAACCCGTCCGACTCCAGGACGACGACGCTCTCGAGCGGTTCGTCACGGATCACGAGGTGGCGCTCGTGGAGTTGTACACGAGCGGTTGTCCGAAGTGTCAGGCCATGGAGCCGGTGCTCGGGAACGTCGGTCGGTCGACGACGATTCCCGTGGGGTTGGCGAAACTCGGCGACGACCCCGTGCTGCTCGAGCGGTTCGACGTACAGTCGGTCCCGACGCTCGTCCTGTTCCGAGAGGGTGAGCAAGTTGCCAGGGTCTCCGAGGGATTTCTCGGCGGCGACGAGGTCGTCGACTTCGTCGAGGACCACGCCCCTGGGGCCGTCCCCGAAGACGCGTGACGAAGCCCGACTCACTCACGGACATGTACCATCGCGCGGCCGAATCGCACTCCTATGACGGCCAGCCGCGGTGGGACCCCGCTCGCTGTCCGGTGTGAACCGCTGGCCGAGCGAAGCGATCGGGCGCTCGAGGACTGATCGACGACTGCGACTGTGGCCGCGACGAGGGCTGTCCGGCCTCGCGGTGACGGGCGTGATCGACGCGTTGCTCGGGGAGGAAGAACTCGAAGAGCGGGTGGCAACTGCAACGGGCGAGTCCGAGAAGCGATGGCCGCCAGCGTCGATTTCCTGCCCGAGTTACCTCGTCTCGTCGCCGTCTTCTGGCAGGTCACTGGGTTCGATCTCGCCGTCGAGCAACTGTTCGCCGCGGTCGGTGACATCGTACATGCCCGTCGCGAGTTTCTTCAGGAGACCGTGTGCTGCGAGTTCACGACAGCGGAAGGCGGCGTCTCGACCGCGACAGACGCCCGCTTCGTCGACGTGGCGCGGAGCGAAGTTGTAGTCCTCCCGCAGCACCGCGAGGATCTCTTCGTCGCCGTCCTCGAACCAGTTGGGGCCGGGTTCGAACGTCTCGAAGCCCATCGGTGAGGCCTGCTCGTTCTCGTCGTCGTCCGTGTCGGAGTCGGCCGGGCTCATACGTGCCCGTACTCGATACGCAGTCAAGAAGGGACTGGATCGTGACGACTCGAGGTCGTCAGGAGGGGTGTTGGTGGCTGATCTTCTCGGCGACCGTGCCGGGAATCTGCGTGCCACAGTCTTTACAGCGCCAGGTCGGCGAAACCGAACCCGGCTGTTTCTCCATGTCCTGCTTGAATCGGAGGACGGCACCGCAGACGCAGGTATGCGTTGCCTGTGCCATAGACGATAGCTATCGTCCCGAGGCGATAAAGAATGCGCCGACTGCTCGCTTGCAAGCACACACCTGTCTTCGCCCGCGGACGACGTAGCGTATGGCTCCGAAACGGCCGGACGTCCGCGTCGACGACGAACCAGAAAAGCGGGCATCGTCACCAGCCGTAACGAAAGCGGCCGGGAACGGGGGGACGACCACGCCAGCGGGAGTCGTCCCAGCGACCGGGAGCGACGAGACGCTGGCCGAACCGTCAGGCGACTGTGAACAGAACGGCCCCCTCGTCGCGAGACTCCGATCACTGGCTGGGCGGTAACGACAGTCGCAACTGAACGTCGATGCACATCCGATCACCGAGGGCACTGCAGTTCTCGCTCACGCCGTTCACTCGAGTCACGGACAGCGAACAACGCGGCAGCAGCGATCCCGCGAACCGTGTGAACGAGCACGAGTGCCCGAAGCAGACGGCGAGGGCCGGCCCGTGAACTGTGCGGTCGGTGTGCGAGCAGTTTCATACGGTTTACTGTCGATCAGTTCCGGCGCGACCGCGAGTCCGCCTGCGGTCGCGGCCGGTACACCGGGACAGCATTCCGTATCAGTTGGGGTGATCTTCGTCCTCGAACAGTCCGAGGTCGGTCGCGATCAGGTCCGCGAGGCTGTCGGCGACGTCGGGATCGACTTCGGCGACTTCGTCACCGTCGTGGAGTTGTTCGTTGTGTCGGTCGATCGAATCCGCGAGGTCGGAGAGCGGAACGCGCGAGGTCGTCTCACAGTCGGGACAGACGACCGGAACGCGCGGTTCGTCCCCCGCTGAATCGCTGGGTGGCATCTGTAGACACTCTCGCGGCGATCGTCAAAATCTAATTGGTTCTGTAGTCGCGCAGTCGGTCCTGTTCTGGTCGTCACGCCCTCCGGGACGCCAGAAGCGTCGCCGCCAGCGCGACGAGGACGGCGATCGAACCGAAACCGGGCGTTTCGTCCGCGCTGTCGTCTCCGCCGTCGTTGTCGGAGGCCGAGTCGCCATCGTCGGTACTCGAGTCGTCGCCGTCGTCGCTATCGTCGACGTCCACGTCACGGTCGCCGTCTAGCTGGAGGACGACGACGGCCTGTCCATGCGAGCCGTCCTCGTGGTAGGTCCAGCCGCCAGTGTCCTCGTACGGTTCGGCGGCTTCGATCGGATCGCCGTCACTATCCCAACTGTCGTGGGCCTGCTGGACGTACCCGACGACATCGACGTCATCGGCGTCCTCGCCCTCGATTTCGACCTCGCCGTACTCGAGGGTCTCGTCTTCGGTGAGGCCGTGCCACTCGAGACAGTGAGAGTCGAGGTAGCCGTCGCCCTGCGGGAGGTCGTCGGTCGTGCCGAACTGGTCGGCGTCGAGCGGCCGCTCGTAGCTCTCGGTCAGCGGATACTCGACGACGAACGGGTCGGCGTTGGTGTGCCACTCGAGTTCCTCGCCGGTCGGCACGGTGACGGTCGTGTCGGGAACGCTTTCACCGACGACGGGATCACCGTTTTCGTTCAGCAAAGCGACACAGAGTTTCCCCGAGGCGTCGCCGAGATAGGGGGTCCGGTACTCGTCGCGCGGATTGACGTAGCTAATCCAGCTTCCGTCGCCCGCTTCGGTTTCGAAGTACGGATCGCCTTCTTCGGGCACTGGCTCGACGAACTCCGTTTCGCTGACACCGGTTTGTGTCGCTGCTACTGGTCCGACTCCCGTCGGATCGTCGCTCGAGTCGACCGTGATTGGTGTCGGATCGGCGTCGTCGCCCGCCGACACCGAAACTGCACCGATCGAGACCAGGCCGACTGCAAGAGCGGCCGTGAGGGCGACGAGGAGCAAGCCAGTAAAACGTACCGGGATGCGTGGCGAGACACTCACGCGTTGCCACCTCCGGTCGCGGTCCGACTGGCGGCAGTCGTTGGTCTGTGTCGTG contains:
- a CDS encoding thioredoxin family protein; translation: MSPKPVRLQDDDALERFVTDHEVALVELYTSGCPKCQAMEPVLGNVGRSTTIPVGLAKLGDDPVLLERFDVQSVPTLVLFREGEQVARVSEGFLGGDEVVDFVEDHAPGAVPEDA
- a CDS encoding aldehyde ferredoxin oxidoreductase C-terminal domain-containing protein, translating into MLHATGPLLTVDIGERTATKTEIDDLLESYVGGRALATALAHERIPFDADPFGPENRAYLSTGPLQQSQMSFTGRMNMTSLSPLTDGLASTNAGGFLSRNFADAGISVFEVVGESDELLAIHVTDDGVEFEEVPELEEATVPAVSDHMEDEHGLGPENCIAIGPAGENLVRFASVMTFDSRAFGRGGLGAVLGAKNVKCVTFEGDAAPELEVEIPDPPESEIHREAATADDRMRRQGTTGGTEFINDNFSLPTRYFREYEFEHAENIGGDAVEAKKYEKGTCSTCAYACKLPTRDEETGLETEGPEFETVYSFGSMQGMDDIVDVMKGNDRCDTLGMDTISAGVTVAAYLESKDEFGNADLAHEITEKIAYREGVGDLLAEGVDRCHDELGVDNLTVKGMEFAAHDGRVLHGQGLSYAVANRGADHMYGGMLSLEYSGELDPEGTLGKAEQLVTEENYNAFRDTGVVCAFGGDYVTEERLETLFDADYADLLAVGAKTVELERHFNNQRGFDEEEDRLPYEIPDLEEAVAEYYEARGWREDGTVTESPVLEGVPADD